TACCACTCGATCAATCTTGATGTAAGTAACGACTTGCCCGATCCTGCTGTTCCAGTTACAAATATTGCATACAACTTGCTTCTCCAAGTGCCAAATTACTTAATCTTATTAAACTGCTTGTGTTTTGAGAAAGTTCTATAATGGGTTCATGTAGTTCTATTGGTGTTACGAATTTCGATGCGTATGTAACGCTTATCGGTCATTTTTATGAAATATATATCGATGTAGATAATATTTGATCAAGAATCCTTCAGTTAGGGGAACCGATCAAGTGCTAGGAAACCATCTCAGGTTTGCCTAGACTTTGGGATTTTTGCTATCTTCATTATACATGCGTGAACAGAAGATAACGTAGATGATTAATCATGAGCGCCCAAGACAAATTCAATTATTAATTTCATGATTACATTAGAACCGTATGAAAACGCAAAATATGTCTGGCGATAACATCACTATCGATAACTGTTTAACAAACATGATCTATATATTCTCCTAGCTTTTGCTCTACAAGAGGTACATTCAATAACAAAGCTGGTCTAACTGTCTTTATCAACTGACAAATACTGTTTATCACTATTGCATACTTAATTTCCATATTGTCATAGTACTGCATCGACAACTCACCACATGTAACTGGACAGACACGATCTGTGGCATACCACGCTGAATAATGCAGTAGTTTACACAGTATTTTGCTATAGCACACATTGCTTCTCTAACATGCTGCAACATAAACAACTAGCCAGTCATAACACAATGATAAATATAATTCGTATATATTTGCGTCCTTCCTAAGAACTGAGATAATCAGAACAGGTATTCTATGATAGCATTGTGTAAGCAAACATAAGTATTTCAAGCATTACTAGAAACTTTCATCAATAATCTATAATTCTAATGAATTAAAAAAAATGAAACTATACTATGCTATCTCCATTGCAGACTGTTTTGTCTGTCGATCTGTCATTATTCTGAATATTAGCATTGATGGCGAGATATCAAAATCTATCTTCCCACTCAAAAGCTCATCTAGAACTGTTTTTATTAATGCCTTGAAGTATACCGACCATTTCCATCCAAGTTCATGCTGTATAATGCACATGAACACGTCGTTCTGATAAAATTCCTTTGCGCTAAAACCGGAGGCCCTGCAGCGATTTTGTAGCCAATGCATAAATGATTGCAAGTCGTATTTCTTTTCCATGTATATGATCTGCGCCTTTATGATGTCCTTGGTGTGCTCAACAATAAGTTCCACATCTTGATCACTTACCTTCTGCAAAATTGATGTAAGCATATCTTTTGTAATCGGTATAAAACCCGCCATCTTGGCGTCCCTTTCCCATTCTACATGATTCCGCAATACATTGTTAACAAGAACATTCATGCTCACACGGTCAGCTTTAGCTTGCTCCTTCAGTGCTTCCACTACATCATGATCGATCCTTAATGACATTACATAGCTTTTATTATTCAAACCATCTGGCATTTCCGACATATCCTGTTAGCATAACAAATTATCTTTTTTTATCAAGTATATAAGTTTGAATTTTGCAAGTTTACGAAAAACTTTTTGCGCTAAAAATCTACTTGTAAGAAGAATAATACAGCTAACGCTAAATTATGATCTGCAAATGCTGTAACCTGAGCTGACGCGAAGGTTAGATAAAAAAGTTTAGGATTAATTTATTTACTGATCCATGTCTGCTGTGAAGACAACGCTTTGTGCAGTTATGTCAGGATCAATTCTTCTTTGCAGAGTGTCGAACAACAGCTTCAGTATATGTCTGAGATAAATGGAGTATTTGATTCCGAGATCGTGTTGGACTATGTACGTGTGAAGTGTATCTGCCATCACTCTCTTTTTTGCGAATCCTGATGCTCTGCACATTTCGTCTAGCCATTGAACACATGTATTAAGATCGAATTTTTTCTTCATGTAGATTATTACGTCGATGATGTTATTTGCAGATTTCTTCGCTATCTGCTCCAGCTGACTATCTTCAAGTCTTTCCAGCAAAGTTGCAAATAGATCCTTCGTTATCGGTACGAAACCTATTTTGCATGCGTCTCTTTCCCATGCTATGTATCGCCTGAATATGTGATTGACCAGCACATTCAAAGAAATGTTTGCAGATTCCGCCTCATTCCTTAGTTCCTCTACCAGCATGTGCTCCACACGTACAGACAGTACCTCTGTCTGTTTGGTTCGCCTTATTTGCAGTGTCATATGTTACACCCCGAAAAATTAGTGAAGGAATGAGAAGAATCTCTTCTTCTTTGGCTCCTCTTGTGTCGCTGGTTGAACAGTCACCTGCCTTGGTTCATCCGCAAGAGTACTTTCTACACCTGTCAGGACAATCATTACCCTTGCATGACCGTTCATGTTCTTGTCCACTTTTGCTCCCCAGACTATTCTTACATTATGGGGCAGCGATCTTGTTACTAATTCGCCCGCTCTAGTTACCTCCTCCAAGGTGATGTCATCGCCTCCAGTCACATGTATTAGCGCTCCATGAGCACACGACATGTCTTTGATGTCAAGCAGCTGAGCATCCAGTGCCATGCGAACAGCTTTCTCTATCCTGTCAACTCCATCTCTGTATCCAACTCCAATTGCTGCTAACCCTCTGTTCTCCATTATCGCGGTAAGATCTGCAAAGTCTATGTTGATCAGGCTTGCAGTAGTTATTGTTTCTGTTATACCCCTGATGAATTCACCCACCAGCTCATTTGCAACGCCTAGTGCTTGCTGTAATGGAAGATTACCGGCCACCTTCGTCAACCTGTTGTTGTCTATAGCTACTACAGTATCGCAGCTTTCACGTAGATTCCTAAGTGCTTCCTTTGCCAAGTCATATCTGTATCTCTCAACTGCAAACGGTAAGGTAACAACGCCTACCACCAATGCGCCTGTAAGCTTCTTCAACTCTTGTGCCAGTATCTGTATTGCTCCGGTCCCAGTACCACCACCAAGACCTGCGCATAGAAAGATTATGTTAGACCCTTCGACCTCTCTCTCTATCTCATGAAGACTCTCATATGTAGCCTGCTTTCCCTTCTCTGGATAGCCACCACAACCTCTACCCATGCAGAGTTTAGCACCGATCAGTATCCTTCTGTCAGCCTTTGTTATGCTCAAATGGGCTGCGTCAGTGTTCACAGCTATCAATTTCCCGCCGGCAATTCCCCTTTCTTTTATCCATGATAGTATGTTGCTACCCGCACCACCGGCTCCAATGACTGCAATGCTTGGTCTTGCTATCTCCATAGCAGCTTTCAGTGTTTCTTGTTCCATCAACGATTCCGCGCTAATTTGTTGCCCGTTCAGTTCCAATTTTTCACCTCCATACATATAATGAAAATTTTTCTTCATAAGTTCTTGGTTTACAAATTGATCAAAAGTAAGATATGGCTTGTGATAAAGCTACTTTGGATATGAGCAAAATATGTTGTTGTATGATTGATGCGAAATGTAACATATTGCTGAAGATAAAATTCATCATACTACATTAGCCATGTGTTTGTTACTACTGTGATTTTTGCAGTATGTCAGACACGTTAAAGATCCGATGCCTTAAATCTCCAAGGTATGAACGCGAAATTTCTCAGTATGCATGGCATTGCACAACGCATTACTGCCAAGATATGAAAACCAAACATGTGAACGCTCTGGGCTTGCTATTTAATACATTTGTATTAACTTTATTCAGATGTATACTAACGAATTGATCCGAATGCTTTAACCTTATTACCTTGCATTAATTGTCTAACCGTATTGAAGTGGCGAATAATAGCGATAGTAGCAAGTCTGGTGCCCCTGGTCATCATAGCATTACTGCTTGATGTTAGCCCCGAAGATATTCTTGCTGTTGGTATACTTCCATTCTCCATTGCAGGAGCAGCAGCTATCGCCAAGTTGGTGGTGCAGGGGTTTCGCTTTCACTACTATGTTAAGAATTTTGTTGGTTCAGTTGCAAGTCTTGGGGACAGCATACTTGCAAGAACCGGTAGCGAGTTCATAACACTAACAACACCTGCATATACAGGAGGCGAATTTTTGCGTGTTGCTTGGTTACATAAGAAGGGAGTTCATGCTGGGAAGGGAATGTGGGTAATTACCGTTGAGGTCATTAGTGATGTCATGGTGGGCAGCATATTGTCCTATATAGCTGCGATATGGGCCTTTCTTGCTGGTAACTATCTGATAGCAACAGGCATAGTTGTGATTACATCGCCAATTTTTGCTACTTATATAATACTCCTCGTGATGTCATCGAAGAAAATTTTGCAATTACCTAAATTTACAGCTGTTATGCTTGGAAAGTTCGTTGGTGCTGCGAGGGCTGAGAAATATGTTGGAACTGGTAATGACATACTTAGGGGTCTATGCGAAATGTCTAAGGAGAACTTGCATACATCATCCTTCAAGATATTTGCTGTAGGTCTTGCGCTTACATTTCTAGGTGCCTCCATACATGCGCTAACCTTTATGGTCATTGCCAACACTGTGGCACCAGTTGGATTTTTCGAATCCCTAATGGCTGTGGCGGCATCTATAGCGATTGGAACGTTACCCATTAGCCCAGGAGGATCCGGTCTGTCTGAATTTGGCATAGGTGCTTACTTGGCCACATTTGGGCTTGACGCTCTAGCTTTTGGAAGTATAATCATAGCATGGAGGATAGCCTCCTATCATGTTCCTTTGATCGTATCATGGATAGCTCTAATGAAGATGGCCGTGGGTAAGATAAGTTCCAAGCCCACGTCATAGAAACCATTTATGAGACTTTATATTAAAGATGAATATGAACTTCAAAGGCAAGGTCGTTGTCGTAACTGGTGCATCGAGTGGTATAGGTAAGCAAGCATGTATGGATTTCTCAAGGAGAGGCGCGAACGTTGTGCTTGTTGCGCGAACAGAATCTAAAATTAAGGAGATTGCTAACAAAATAAAAGAGGATTATCGTGTAAACACAATGATAGCCCCATGTGACGTTTCAAAGAAGGAACAGGTATTGTCGATGAGCAAGAAAGTACTTGATGAGTTTGCTCATGTAGATATCCTTGTTAATAACGCTGGATTCGCAGTCTTCAGTAGTGTACGTGACGCAACAATAGAAGAGCTGGAGGACCAACTGGCAACCAATCTGCTGGGTGCGATATACTGCACAAAAGCATTTCTATCATCGATGCTGGAGAGAAATAATGGGCATATAGTGAATGTTGCATCTGTTGCTGGCAGCATAGGGATACCTGGTTTTGCCGCATATTGCGCATCAAAGTTTGGGATGCTGGGATTTTCACAAAGTCTTTATCATGAATTGAAAGGAACCGGTGTTGGTATCACAATCGTAAGCCCTATTACTGTACAAACTAATTTTTTCAACCACTCATCATTCAAAAAAATAAAACCTAATTACTCCCCAATTGGGTTGAGTGCTTCACATGTCTCAAGAGCTATATTGCGCGCAGCAAATTCAAGGCGTCTGGAGATAATAGTACCCTTCTATGTTAGGGGCGCTGTTTGGCTGAGCCAAACCTTACCGTATTTAGTAAACCCAATAATCGGTTCTGTATTCAATAACCATTTGAGGAAATTAGACAAAGACGATCCACGAGTGTGATTCTATGAAAGCAACCAGATAAGTGTTCCTAGTGCTATGAACACGACTGGATTTACCGCCCCTGTTCTTTGCTGTATATTCGATAGCCTATCATAAACCGTCAAGCGATCCCTTATGAATTCAATAGCATACTGTGCAAATGAAAGCAAACTCGGCTCTTCATCACATATCTTCTTTGGGTACTCCAATTCAGAGCTATGCTCAGTTATGTATTGAATTAGTTTTGTCGTTCCAACTTTACTCTCAGATAACTCTTCAGGTAGCACATAAACTATATGCGGATAAATGAATATCTGACTAGATTCATTCTCTATGAACCGCCACTCAGGCGTCGGTTTCTGTCTTGCAAATAGAAATAGTATGGAATTCCATATAGAAATGAATCCATTCAAACTTAACGTTATCGCATCTAATCCTATAGACATTATCTGCTGGCTGAGTCCAATTGATAGAAGTATACCAGCTACAACTGTCAAAATATTCTCCTGCCCCTTTAACATCATAACAAGCCATATTGTTAAAATTCCAAAAGATATACCTATGATGGCAGCGCTGATAAGAAATTCACGCTCCCCCTGCTTGATCAACCTGATGTTATATTCTGCCGGTGATCTTCTATGTCGAAGCACAGCGAATGTGGCACTTAAGACTAGTCGCACTACCACATGTTTCAACATTTCCTTTACAATATATGTTATCATTTAGTCACTTGAAATAGAAGTATCTATATAACCATGCTAGTCTTCCGAGTCGTCTTCTGCTGAACTGGAAGCCAGTCCAGCGTCAACATCTAGCATTTCAAGCGACTCGATTTCATACTGATAGATGCCGTCCATATCCATGTTCAGATTTTCCTTCAAATAGTTGATCAATTTGCTACTTAACGGTGCCTTCAGAATCCTCAACTTGTATGAGTAAATAAATCCTTTTAGTAGATCATCGATCTTTATGTTATCTGGAATATTTGCGGAAACTATATGCTTCCCAACAGGTAGCTTTTCATAAAATTGAATATCAGCCTTCCTACCTTTTTCATCAATGTCTAGAAAGTAACCTGTGCCCTCCCATGTATCTACGAGCTTGAATGAGGAATCGTTAATAGAGTTTATTTCATCCTCTGCCCATTTTGGAAGCTCAGCGCTCATGCTAGCATATGAAAAGGCAGTCATTTAATACGTTTTCCATTTGAGAAAGCTTATGTATTTAACAATATTGCGCAACAACGATATTCTATAATTGGCAATGCCATTTGGTAAACAAAAATCTTGAATTATTTTTTCTTGCTAAGCCACCATTCAAGGTATTCGTCTTCTTTACTCTTCTTCTTTTCCGGTTTCTGCTTATCCCTAATGTCATATATCTGTTCTCGTGTAGCATAAAGACCGCATTTCTTGCATAGAAAGTGCTTTGTATTAGTCTCGTAATGTAAGCTTCCACCGCATTCGGGACATGAGTTTGTTGTCACTGCATGGGAAACTCCCTTCTGACCATATAAAATCGTTCGCAATATTCTATCAAAATGGTAACGCTTTTCATGATGCTTGCATCTGGTAACCCTTACATATGTAGATGTATGGTGTGTAGCCATGCCATTCATGTGCCTTACTTGCAGTAACAGACCTGTGTTTAATGCCAGTAAGGATGCTATAGATCATATGACCAATAACCCGTTTCATCAGATGGTGTACTATGATGAGAAATCTATAGACAATGCATTGGATAGGGTCAAGAAGAGTATTGATGGACATATATGATAATGTATATTTAACCTGCCTTCTCATCGGATATACTCCACTTTGCACCAGGCAGTCTGGGCTTCGTCAATTCCAGATAGCCTGTTAGGCTACCATTGTAGTATACCTTAGCATAATCCCTGCTATTAATAGAGAAGGAGAAAAACGATTTCGGCTTGTAACCGCCTTCAAGAGTTTTGATCTTATAACGTCTACTTGCCTTTACTATAAGGTCTCGTGCAATTGACAGCTCACCATCCCAACTGATAAGTTCGAATTTCCCAAACCTAGACGTTTCAATTACTTGGCCGTTTAACTCTCCTCTAGCCTTTTTATTATTTTTAACAACTTCGTTATTCATCCATTTGACAACTTTATCGCCATACCCATCCTGAGCGCCAAAAGTATCGGAGCTTGCCATCAGAAAATGTGCAACGTGCGATAATGAAAGTTTTGCGCATATCACAATTTCTATATGACTACTGGTGCACGGACTTTTGTCGTCATCGCGCTCTGGCTCCGTTCGCCCATCGAGATGCCGTGCACCAGAGTAAGCTAATTTAATAAAAATGAAATTAAAAGTGTTTGTATGGATATCAAGAAGATAAAGCGAGAGATACGCCAGCACGTATGGGAACTCGAAAGCAGTAACATTGCAACATTCCCACGACCTGTATATGGAAGGATACCGAATTTTAGAGGTGCTGATACGGCTGCTAGGAAATTAATAGAACTTGAGGAATTCAAAAGAGCCAAAACATTGAAAGTGAGTCCAGACGCACCACAACAACCAGTGCGGTATCTAACACTATTAGCCGGCAAATTACTGGTGATGCCACCACCTCGCTTGAGGTCTTATCTTGTTTTGTTAGATCCGAAGGTGATACCCAGAAATGCATCGCACAAGGCATCCACGATAGCAGGTGCTTTTACATACGGCAAACCGCTTTTGTTCGATGAAAAGTTCAGAGTTGACTTTGTGGTGATGGGCTCCGTGGCTGTTTCGTCAAGTGGAGCCAGGATAGGAAAGGGCGAAGGCTATGCTGAGTTAGAATACGCAGTCTTGAAGACCATGAGTGCTATTAATGAAAGTATCCCTGTAGCTACCACCGTACATGATATCCAACTGATAAATAATATACCTTCAGAAGATCACGATGTTCCTATCGACATAATCATGACCCCGACCAAAGTGATAAGAACTTATACAAAATTACCGAAACCTAGGGGAATAATATGGAGTAAGGTTACTGAAGAGATGCTGCAGAAGATGCCCATTTTGCGCGAATTAAAAGAAAAATACCGTTAACAAACTTCTATTAGGTTGTCACAAATCTTTACTTTTGATCGAGATCTAAATGTAGAGATATCTGTGTCAGGTCTGTCTGCCAAAGGTATGTTAGATATCGCACATCCAGATGCTGTAGTTATGTCAGCTTTATTGCACAACATAGCCTTTGGTGCAACACCATTAATCTTCAATGCATAAATAGAATACGCACCAACGCTGCTACCTGTTGCATTTGGAAATATGAGTACTTTGTTAGCTATACTTTTCCCGAAGAGCTCATGTTTTTTATCCTTTACAACGCCGTTCTCCAGATCTATCATAGCAAGAAAATTAATTGCCTGTTTAGTTACCAACGCTTCCCCTTCAGCGGATCCACTAACAATCCTTCTCACCCTTACACGCATTCCTGCTTCACTATTTCCTTGAGAGGTTTCAAACAGACAGATACCTTGTTGTAACTGTTAAGGTAATACGCTCCCTTGATGCTATTGGTTATAACACTATCAACCTCACTACGATCTACAAGAGGAGTAAGACATGCGCAACAATCACACAATAACTCTCCGCCAGCACGTTCTATCGTTTGTGCGTAACCAAGATCTCTCGCCCTTTCGTATGCAGCCCTGGCGCAAAAGATCTGGCACTTCCTCCTGAACTTCTTTCCTTCGATCCTCTGCGCGAGCAGTGACAGATCCTCTACACCCAATTGAGGGCTACCAAGGATTATAAGGTCTCCTCTCTCACTATTACTCAGCTCATCCTTTACATTTCTAGCTTCTTCTATTCCATAGTCAATCGTTTCTACATCGTTCTTTCCAATGGTGAACATGCCACAGGACCCAGAGGTGCCTATTGCAGCGGAGAGTGCTTTTGCATCTCTCCTTTTCAGTGCATTTATGC
This genomic interval from Nitrososphaerales archaeon contains the following:
- the ftsZ gene encoding cell division protein FtsZ, which produces MELNGQQISAESLMEQETLKAAMEIARPSIAVIGAGGAGSNILSWIKERGIAGGKLIAVNTDAAHLSITKADRRILIGAKLCMGRGCGGYPEKGKQATYESLHEIEREVEGSNIIFLCAGLGGGTGTGAIQILAQELKKLTGALVVGVVTLPFAVERYRYDLAKEALRNLRESCDTVVAIDNNRLTKVAGNLPLQQALGVANELVGEFIRGITETITTASLINIDFADLTAIMENRGLAAIGVGYRDGVDRIEKAVRMALDAQLLDIKDMSCAHGALIHVTGGDDITLEEVTRAGELVTRSLPHNVRIVWGAKVDKNMNGHARVMIVLTGVESTLADEPRQVTVQPATQEEPKKKRFFSFLH
- a CDS encoding DUF126 domain-containing protein — encoded protein: MRVRVRRIVSGSAEGEALVTKQAINFLAMIDLENGVVKDKKHELFGKSIANKVLIFPNATGSSVGAYSIYALKINGVAPKAMLCNKADITTASGCAISNIPLADRPDTDISTFRSRSKVKICDNLIEVC
- a CDS encoding SDR family oxidoreductase is translated as MNFKGKVVVVTGASSGIGKQACMDFSRRGANVVLVARTESKIKEIANKIKEDYRVNTMIAPCDVSKKEQVLSMSKKVLDEFAHVDILVNNAGFAVFSSVRDATIEELEDQLATNLLGAIYCTKAFLSSMLERNNGHIVNVASVAGSIGIPGFAAYCASKFGMLGFSQSLYHELKGTGVGITIVSPITVQTNFFNHSSFKKIKPNYSPIGLSASHVSRAILRAANSRRLEIIVPFYVRGAVWLSQTLPYLVNPIIGSVFNNHLRKLDKDDPRV
- a CDS encoding lysylphosphatidylglycerol synthase transmembrane domain-containing protein is translated as MKWRIIAIVASLVPLVIIALLLDVSPEDILAVGILPFSIAGAAAIAKLVVQGFRFHYYVKNFVGSVASLGDSILARTGSEFITLTTPAYTGGEFLRVAWLHKKGVHAGKGMWVITVEVISDVMVGSILSYIAAIWAFLAGNYLIATGIVVITSPIFATYIILLVMSSKKILQLPKFTAVMLGKFVGAARAEKYVGTGNDILRGLCEMSKENLHTSSFKIFAVGLALTFLGASIHALTFMVIANTVAPVGFFESLMAVAASIAIGTLPISPGGSGLSEFGIGAYLATFGLDALAFGSIIIAWRIASYHVPLIVSWIALMKMAVGKISSKPTS
- a CDS encoding 5-formyltetrahydrofolate cyclo-ligase, whose protein sequence is MDIKKIKREIRQHVWELESSNIATFPRPVYGRIPNFRGADTAARKLIELEEFKRAKTLKVSPDAPQQPVRYLTLLAGKLLVMPPPRLRSYLVLLDPKVIPRNASHKASTIAGAFTYGKPLLFDEKFRVDFVVMGSVAVSSSGARIGKGEGYAELEYAVLKTMSAINESIPVATTVHDIQLINNIPSEDHDVPIDIIMTPTKVIRTYTKLPKPRGIIWSKVTEEMLQKMPILRELKEKYR